The segment ccaccttcatactttgaaatcatttcctttttcaattcaactgttggccgcttccttgtcattacctcactactattaattgctcttaatcttctttggagccatgattgaagattatcttattaaaataaagcacaacaatcactaaataagaaggatgcgcatagataaagaacgaccgatcgtaactgtgtctcgagcgcgaatgatgacatgctggtcggtcacgtgtggttcacgtggctgttcgttatcagaaattttgttcgctatccgagacaaatttttaacaaattttttgttcgttatccgaaattttgttcgctatccgagacaaatttttaacgaaatttttgttcgttaaccgaaaaattcgctatccgaggcgttcgctaaccgaggttccactgtatgtacATACAAAAACACTTTTCACGGAAGGGGAACTAATTTATAAAAGTGGATTATGTAAGTATGCACTCTAGTGTATTCTATGCTTCCTATAAAACAGGACAGGCAGTAAGATTATAAAGTGTTACCTTATCTAATTTTAAGTGTACTTTTAAGGATTGCATTTGCAAGTGGATAATGATAAACACTTATGCAACTcttatgttgttgttcttttggTGCAGTTTTTAATCAGTTTCAAGAATATTATTGCAGTCTGAAATAGACTGCAAGCTAAAAATGCATTGTTTTGATTCACAAACACTGGCTGTTTCAGGTGTACAGTTGTAAATAGGTACGATAAGTATTGCATATTCTTCAAAATGTCAgtcttttagaaaataattttattgaagaCTGTTTAGTACCACATTAAGTATTTTAACCATCTCTACTTTTCCATCCACTAATATTATTGGTCAGCTCATTAGCCTAATCTGTTTGCACTCACTCCCATGTTTCTGACTTAAGCTTTTTATCTGTTGCTGACACCACTCCATGGCATTTCAAGATGTGTTGtagaaacatttaataatattagtGGGGAAACATTGTATGTATAGTGATACCTCTGACTTATGTCAAAAGGATACTAACAGTGAGGTGGAACTGAAAGTGCTGTTGCCAGACAAGACCATATGTGTTGTCACTGTCCATAGGAGTGACAATGCTGATTCTGTGTATAAGGTATGTTTGTTAAATAATGAAACTGTAATCAGCATATTACTGTATCAGCAATAATATGttatgatttttatgtttttacacTTCACAGCAAAAGTTTTTCACACTCTTCTGGATTGCTagaatttttatgaatttttttttctgtatgtgtttGACTAAGGGAGAACCCAGACAGTTTTGAATAAATATGGTTAGATGGttctagaatttatttttcaccaTTTTATTAGTCACTTATGCAAGATACTTTatctgttcacttttttaatgGTGTTAtgtgtttgctgatgcttatgtttattgtatggttgactgtcagtTCATTTGTACTCTTTCTTGTGCCGCAAACTGAGCTGGTATCTAAATGGGGAAATTCACTTTAAAAGTCCAATTATTATTTGAATATAAAAAGATGAAATGTGTTGTAAGTAAATTTCAATGCATACAGAGGCACATGTATACTCATCCTTGTCCTGCCTGTACATTTATCTTTCAGGCTGTTGCTGCTAAAGTTGGCCTAGGAGAGGCTACTAGTTATTTCTACTTGTTTGAAACTGTGGAATATAATTTTGGTGAGTTTTGCTGTCTTTGGAGCAACACCAGATTGGCAGCAATCCCttccattttatatatatattttttgtgggcTTCTTTAGTTCATTTCTTATTGCAAAAGCTTTAAACCTTCAACAGTCCTATTCCTTTCTCGTGGCTGGTACCACAGCgaacttttgtgtttgtggcaGTCTATAAACCTTTGTAATGTGTCTAcacagtttttctctctttaaattATACTGGCTACTTgtatcattttaaattttttactgCAGGTctgttgacatttgttttaatttctttcattaatatGCCTGAAAAAATATGGAATGTCTTTCACTCTGATGCATTTGTGCAAAAACATAAGTTTCTTGAACaggcaagtttttttaaagggcATGATTAAAATACTCTCTCTGCTGCTGACACATATTATTAGGGAAGAAGTTTCAACTAATGGGCTAGCATGTTTTCACCAAAGTTTTTTGTGCATTATAGTATGTTGTTAgttattaatgtgttttttaatatttcaatttcttgtgtttttattatttgttggtCATAGTTGAGAGTGCAACCTCTTGATTGTGCTGCTGtgtgataaaaattattattttcgaTATATAAATGTTAACATGAAGcagtctttctctttcccctCCTCCCTGTCCCTAAAGATGTTAGCATGAATCAGTTGCTCTGtccatccccctccccaccgccttgtctgtctgttcatcAGTCTGAGTGATGAACGCTAACTTCTCTGAGCAGAACGTAAGCTTCAGCCCCATGAGCTTCCACACAACATCTACATTCAAAACTACAGTACAGCGACAGCCACATGTCTGATGCTCAAGCGCTGGTTGTTTAGCCTTGCACGGGAAACAACCCTCAATTCAAACGAGAAAGCCcttggatttttcttttggcaGGTAAGATTCATATATAAacgatttttatttcagaccaTATTCTCATCTCTGATGTAAGGTTGAGGCTTCAACAGTAATCTAAGAACCATTCATTTAGTTGTATTTTAAGAAAGCAGAAATTATTCACAGTTATCCACATTAAAGACAGTGGCTTTATATTTAACTCATGCTGATGACTTATTTTGGTGGAAACAAAATCTGCATGTGCTATCAATACTTTTTCTGTGAAATTCATAGCTAtctatgtttttatgttttgtttgatcCAGCTTTTATCTTTAGAATGTATACTGTTACTTGTAAAATTCAGAAACCATGAAATTTGTGCTCTATATACATTAGACATTGAGGTTTTTGACTTTTAAGCTGGCATCCAGTTTTTAAGGGCAACTGTTCTTAATCATCTCTTCTGTTTCAGGCAGTGGAAGATGTAAACCGTGGTCTTCTGAAAGCCACAGACAAGCTATATGAGTTGAAAGCCTTGCGTGAAGCAGTGAAAATGCTGGAGGTGAGGAGATGCACAGGTGTTGAGTGTGAGTGAAATGATGAAGGGTGGGGGGAaatgttttacaccaagccagcaaataaagctatatcacagcaaagcagtcAGTCCTGTAATCAGATGCCACATGCTTAATCTTTTggtttctgtttatttgctatgtttattttaagcatatgtttttatatctgtatttttttatttctgtacagcTCATGGGACTTACTTTAAAGCCAATAAAtgtgttaataaatattattattaagaagcATGGTCTGATTTTTATCTATGAACTTTTTCCTAGGGCTCGTAGGGATAGAAATTTGGcatgaaattttctttgttcattttagTACTGTGTTTGACATTGTTGATGCATAAGAGGCtatttgagtttttttcttctcaaatatTTATACCCAGTTGTTTTCATGCTCTCTGTTCAAACAGTACCTGAAAATTGTTCGGCACTTGGAAGGCTATGGAGAGGTGGTCTTCCCACACTGTTCATGTGACTCTCGAAGAGATGGCCATGTTATCGCTATGATCGGGCTGCAGTGCTTTAAGCTACAAGCTTGCAAGGAAGATGGCACTCCAGAGGTGAGACATGGTGATAAGTGACCTGCAAAATCTCAGACCTTTAGATTGAAAAAAGTACAGGGAATATAAGATTCTGTGTTACTGACTTTTTTACTGACATCCTGAAACTGTACAGTACCATTAAGTAAGTAAAGTCATCAGGTCTTTTATGCTTTATTAGAATATTTCATCTTGTGCTGTGACTTCAGTAATAAGATGCTGGGGTATTCATAATTGTCCTATTGGGATAATTTGGACTTTACTGTAATGGTAGTTGTTCACACATTAAGAAATATCAAAATTAGGCTTGGAGAATAGTACCCGGAAGGAGAGGATTGAAGATAGCTGTAACCTCTAGAATGAACGAAAGCTAGCACCCACATTTTAGCCACCTATTAACCAGACTGCTGCTTTGCATACTTTCAAATGCACATCACCATATTTACAATAACAGTCACTGTGCTATGtatcttttttaacaaaagatgaATCAGATGCTTCTTTTCATTAGGTTAATTTAGAACAAAGGGTCAAAGAGTCAGAAAGATTTAAGCAAATTTCTGTAGCTTGTCCTAACAAATTTGCTCCTAGAAGAACTGATTGAAGCTTTATATATAATTGACTGGTGCTGCAGAATGGACATAATGTAGGGGGGAAAATGCagattttatgattttgttttttgtttccaaGCTGctattcttttcattcatttcatatCAGGTGCAAGTGATTGAATTTGCATGGAAGGATGTCAAATCGTATGAGGTTGATGAGGAAGGGATGTCTTTCAATTTTGAGTATGACAGACCCGGAAAGAAACCCAGATTAGTCAAAATCTTCACACAATATGTAAGTATGAgagttttttaacatttctaatGTTCCAAAAGTAAACCTTTTTAATAAGCTTTGCCTTTTAACTTCTGCTTTTTGATTTATCCGTTAGTTATTTCAAAAATTGGTTTCAGGTAGACTCTTTGTTTTTTACTTATTCGTATGTATACTTTAACTTGACATTAGTAAACTACCACACTGTCCAGttataatttcttctttttcctagTTTTACTTCATGAATGACTGTTTTGATCGCATTTACGAGGAGCTAGAATGGGAGACATAATGAGGTAAAGAAGTGAATGTTCCTACTTGTACACAATCTCCTGCTCTGCATCATGGTGTTAGTTCAACAAtcacttttcttctcttcacaATGCTTTTAGATCAACTTTCACCTTACTTTTTGTTAGAAGCTGAAGTCAGATAGAATTGAAACATGGTATATTGTTTCATGTAATTAAAGGGAACATAAGTTCTGTAGATAATTTCTTTCAATGATCAATTCATGTCTTTTGAACTTTTTGCTCATGGTTTCAAAGGATTGTGAGCGATAAAcaataaatcatatttatttaataaagatgTCCTACGGATTAATAAGACTGCATGAGATCAGGTGAACCTGCTTTATTTAGATGCACTTAAGATTTACCGAGCTGGAAGGAAGAACCAAAAGTTGAATATATAGGCAGATTGGATGTTTATTGGTCTCCTTTGGCTTGAATGGACTTGTGATAACTTTCATGACAAATTTTGAGCATGATGAATTGCAGAATGATAAGTAGAAAGATTTGTATAGATGGTGTAACTGATGCAATGTTGGTCTGTGTTGGTTTCAGACTGTGAATCCTGTACAGACACAAGAGTTGACTGAAAGTGCTGGCTGGCAAGAGTTGCCTGTTTTAGAAAATTTGTCAGGCACCTTCACTATATTTGTacagttttggttttttttcagtgctgcGTATCTGCCTCTATCCAAAAACAATTATACCTTTCAGGCTGAGTGGGATTCAGATGCaatttacagacattgctgTTAAGGCTTACATTGCCTTTCAGTGAAAGAATGCAAAATCTTACACCAAGGATATGCTGCTCGAGTGTTTGCTGTGATCAGACATTGAACACTCTGGACAGGGTACAATCCTTCAATTGATGAAAACCTGCTCTCTTGACGAGCACATGTTGTTCACGACAATTTACCTTCTTGACCTTCAAACCATTTGCTCACACAATGCCAAATTCATTTTTAGACACATGTGTTAGGCATGTTTTACACAGAGCACCaagcttttgtattttaaaacagatttgaGCTTGTCCAAATTTTACTTTTGGAGGGTGACTGGTAGCTGTTAAGCATGAAACAGACTCAGCAAGTCTGAGATCTATTTTTGAAAGGCATTCCTGAAGAGCGTTGGAAGTAGACTTAGATTATTAATCAGGATTCATATTTAAGCCAGATCTTTGATCAGTCAGCATACAACACTGAAGAACTTTTCCATGATTGGGTGCAGTTATATTGCGCAGGAAAAACATTGCAGCTGTTGTTGAAACTTGTAGCTGTGGTTTTATCAGGTTGTTCATTTTTTATAGAAGTATACATGGAAAGTACATAAAGAAAGCACTTATTAAAGCAAGAAAGAATACATTGTTGTGGTATTTCAacattcttaatttattttgaggCATTTGTCATTGATTCTGCTGTAGACACTTGTGATTTACTGTGTAATTCCATTGACCAAAGGTGGCATGTGGACATTGTGTTAATGAATTGACAAGAAGATAGGACATCGCATGAAGtaggctttttatttattgtcctcATATTACCAGTGTGACACATTATTGACATGCATTATCAATTATCAATACTCACAATATTTCagacaagtttgtttttctataGATTTAAAAATGTGCGAACTCTCTAGGTTCTAAAGGCTCTTTTTTTGCTGTCTTCCTTCttaagctttctcctttcctttcaCCAAAGCGGTGTGTTGTGTAAATTCCTGTTAATTTGTGTTGTTGAATTTTACTGAAagattggggttttttttttttcttttgcacttttctctgaaatattttgatgcatACACTTGCCTTCAGTCTCTTGGGATTgacttatttctctttttccgctcatgttttatttttttctcagacaTGACACCTCTTGCCCGCTTGCTTGAACACAGTattacattataaatatttttggctAGAAAGAATGAAGATTTGCTGAAATGAGCATTTTCAGTTTATGATTAACATTTCGGTGTTTTGCGTGTAACTTGAAATGTATAGCAAAGAATGAGCTTAACCTTTTCTGCATCTTTCTGTGTACACGATTAAGATTGATTCTCTACTTTCTAACCATGCAGAGTGGTGTCCCTTTTGTGCCAGGTTACCAGTCTGTCTTGATATTATTGTCACATGGGTCTTGAAAAAAGGGTAACAGACAAGTACGACCATGTGCAGGTTATTTAGGGTATCGTACACCTCATTCCCTGCACATGGTCACTGATGCATCTTACATGTGATGATGCCAGTTGGTGTTCCTTTTCCATTCATCAGCTGTCTCTCTGCTTTTCAAGAGTTTGTGGGCCATGGCACATCGTTTAAAATTGGCCTTGATGTTTGAGATTAAAACCATGAAGGCtaattgatgtttaaaaaaaaccacacccaTCTGCATATAGCTATCttggaaagaaacaaagattagTATGATGGGGATTGCTACTAAGATCAGGGTAAGCTGACCTGATGACGTGTTCTCACCAAAAGCTGGAAGTAGTCCATTGCAGACATTACgtgaaaaaatataacttttatcCAATATAAGCTTATATTAAAACACACAATGAAGGTTAGTGGTTACATAGAATGTATGCAGAAACTTATTCCAGTTAGAATGACAACTTTTTTGTTATACTTAAAACGACAGAATGTGTCAATTTGCGTACTCTAACTACAATGCTGCTATTCTGTTATACCTCTAATTTAGTGCAAACAGTCACACAACACTGCCACAGCACCAGCCTTCTGTTGCTGCTTTATAGTTACAAAGCTTTTGCTTAAACTAaatcataaatgtttttcacatGCTCCAGCAGCAGTTAAGCTTCGGGTTATACTCCAGCAGCCATTTAACTGTCCCCAACTTCAGTGTAGTTAGACAACAGGATGCCAGATAAAAGTTGGTTGCAATCTTAACCAAACTGCTACTATATGCTTCTTGTCCAAGCATCCTGCTTGGCCAAAAGGTGTTAGGCTCTCAAATGAAATACTAAAGATTGAAACTGTACAGTATACTTTAACAGGTATTTGGCTCTGTACATTACAATAAGTTTTTGTGTCAGTTAATTGATGCTTTCGGCTGGCCCAGGTATAGGGAGCTGTATCATAGATTCCAGTTTAAAATTGACATTTGTTTGCATAACTTCGtagtcagattttttttcttaaagttctTAATAAGTTAGCAGGCTTCATTGTTTCATTTGTGTCAATTGACACACCATCTTTCTAGTGTACATGCTTAAAGTTAGCAGTTAAGTAAGAGGTGATATTTGTTGTAAATGGGTCAGGTGGGACCAACTAGGCTGTAGTGAGTGGGTTTCTGTCTTCAGTTATAAAGGGGAAATCACATGAGCTTAGATGAGCACAGGTGAAAATGTACAGTTAGACAGGGAAGTAGTTGAGAAGGGAATtcttcatcaaaaaaaaaaaaagagaggaaaagcagTTTCTGCAGCAAGTTTATTTGCAAGCCTCAGCTGAACTAGTCAGCAGACTTTGCCCAAAGAAGTAAACCAGTCTCATGAATAGTTTTAGAGGGTCATGTAGAATGAAACtaagagtaaaaaaaatgtgacctGTCCGTGTCTTTGGGACCTGCTTTTGTTGAAAGGAGTCTGGCTGTGCAGCAATGAAAAATTTGTCACTAACACACTGGGTGGAGTTTGCCTTCAGCACATTTTCTTAGTATGAACCTATGCCTGGAGGAATCACTTGGATaaagcctcagttgctggcggTATAAAATGCTAccagttgttgttgatgaaatgGTACATCCAAGAGGCCTTGCTTGTGATATTTAAGGACACAGATGTTGATGACCCACTCATCAAGGCTACTATGTATATTGATCTAATCTTGGTAATCCTTCCATTCCAGACATTTGCAATCCTACCTTAAATGTGAATAAAGTTCATTAGGCATTTGCTTTTGGCAGTCATGTTTTTTAGTACAAGATATATTCAAGGCCAGTACTAAATGTTCTTGCAGGAATGTACTGCTGTGATACCAGAAACTAGATTTCAGCAAGCTGACAGTTCTCTGTGTTTCTGGACAAGTTTGAGTTTGATGAGATGCTCTCAAACTTTTTATCTCTCTGCTCTCTCCCCATTTTCTCTAATTCTGATCTGTTATGGAAGCAAGAAAATACTTGTCAAGATTTTAAGAATATTCTGTTAATTTGTGTAAAGGTGCCCTGCAGCATTCCTGTTATCTGTGTTCATGGAAGAAGGCAATTAAAGGAAAGCATTGATATCCATTCTTCCATCTATTATCAATGACTTGTATTATTCAAGAATTACATTCTTCAAGGCTTAGAGGGGAACTGGTATGCGAAAACCATGTAGTTGCTTTTATAAGTTGACagttttctctcatctttcacCTTCTTACCTAGTATTTTCAACAGAAACCCCATGTGTGTTCTTTGGgaatttgatttttgtttagatTTTCTAGGCCATCAGAGTCTTGCTGATGCTCCACCCTTCTAGTTGGTTCAAGATCATTCATTTGATAGAATGTTTTCTTGTAACCAGCTGGTTAGCTCAACTGTTTAGCAGAAGATTGCTTTTAGGTCCTGCCTACTGAGCAGAAATGAGAAATGGCGACCTGATACACTAGGAGAGAGTAGGAGTTTGCCTTCCACATGTTCTGTTCTTGACAAGATGAATGTGAGTTATGTTCAGATGCAATAGAAGGTATCACTACAGGTATATATTATCAATACAACAATCAGAGCTCAGAGATTTATTCCCATTTTTTAGATAATTGTATTGCATAGCTCATAACTGCAAAGAATATTCATGTAAATTTGATTGGACCACAAGAAAATGGCGAAAAACTGGGtgtgaaataaaattgaagctGCAATTTGTTGTGAATGTAATgtaaatcaaaagaaatgaaacgCATTTAAAACCTTTATTGAAGAATTTGAACCATTCATTTATGCCTTCAagaacattttctatttttattaatgctcaaagatattaattttgtaaacatttttcaaatgttttaatgtttgtattcaactgtgtttctttgttcacaaagaagggagaaagaaacTGTTAGAGAAAAGTCTTTCAATATCTTTAGAAACGAGATTTTAGATCCCATTCATAGCTGATAGCATATTCTTGAGTGGAAAAGTAGTACGGTATAATATTAGCCTTTTTAAGTGGAGGGTTGTTAGGTGGAAAATTTTCAGAATGACTGCGCTTTCTGCATAGCTGCATAATCAGACAATTTAAATTGGCTTACTGTTATACATATGCATAGCGTACAAGATTTTCCTGTATTCTATGTTTACAAAAGCAATTAATGTGCAATTGTCATTTTCAGGTGGTGAATCTTGTGTAGCCTGGAACAAAAAGATTaccaaaatgtttgtgtgtgatttagGTGTTGGGCATGTGATATGTACAACTCTAAACATTGATATTTGATACTTGAgcattgtatttgtattgttttatatCACTAAGGTAATGTTATGGTCAGCTTAAGGACTTAAGTGTTGACATGTGATCCTTGATATCAAATCCTTTCAATGATAAAGcgcttttttataaaaaaaaaaatccaccatgTCTTTGATTTTGAATCTGTAAGGTGGTTTGGGGGTAGGGGGCAGGGGGGCttaaagtaaaagagaaagtgCACTGCTCGTTTTAAAGCTAAATGCTaaaatgtcttcacattctgaaaatgaaaaattaattgaTTTCATCTATTACTCCATATTTCTTGCGACTATTGTAGTGCTGGACTGGGGGTGGGGAATATGCTTTGGTATTTGTCAGGGACATCTACCTTTGCTCTGACTTGCAGtttccttcttctcctttctcAGTTATCTTTTTCACTTGGCTGCTTAGAACAGGAGTAgggaacctttttttctgccatGGACCATttgaatatttcaatatttataacattatttatgggccatacataattatcaacttaaaaatcaGCCTGCTATATTTGGAAAAGCCATAGTTTAGCCGCAGTGTATTAATACTTTCGCAGTGTGTTTACTCCAAGGCTGCCTAGTCCTTGACGGAGCGGACCTTCACCACCCCTGGCTTAAAAGAAACTTGAGTATATGTGTCTTATGATTATGCTTTTTTTGCTGCCACACTTGGCACTGATAATACCACAGTCCTTAAGCTTCAAGACATCTTAACACTGCAGCATATCCAGATCATCTAatagcagtttttttaatatttgaacaGCATTCGGCAAAACAATGCAGCTGAGTATGAAAGTATAAGTCAAGGTCTTGAGGTACTTTTGAAACAGGCAAGTTAGCAACACTTGTAGGGTCAAATACATCCCTCTGATTTGAAAGAAGAATGTTGTGAATGAAGGACTTGATGGTTGGTCGGCAAAGTAGctagatgaaaattttttttgaaaagacgTTGATAAAGAGCACAACAGTTCCAGCTGCAGGAGTGTAGGAGAGAAGCTTGGATAAGGAAGAATGGTTCATTGACCCAAAGAGATGGTCTGTTTGGACTTGTGTTCTTTCCTGGTTCATTAAGATGAAATGGAAGAATAGACTGCTTCCACAGGTTTGGTATACATACATTGTCAATGCTTGTTATATATTGTGTTTTAAAGTCAAACTATAGAATATTTGGTTGTGACATTGGTGTCACAGGAAGTAAGGGTGCTACATCTGGTGCAGATGATAGTATTTAGGTACAAGAATTCCACAGCACAGAACTTTTTGACATGGGTACCAAAAAAATGTACTAATGGTCATAAACGAAAATCTTAACTCAGCTGTTACGGCCAGATGGCCCATTTCAGCAAGTCTGGTGATGCTGTTCATATTGTGTAGAAGCAAGTTGTTTAGATAAGGGAGAAAATGAAATTTGGCTGCAGCAGTGAATGTAAGTGAACATGGTGGTATATATGAAACAGAACAAATGTACATGACAAAAGGAATATTCTAGATAAGATATATTACAGTGTGTGCTTGTCTTCTTCAACTATTATTTTGATATCAGGCCTAATGTTTTGCA is part of the Pomacea canaliculata isolate SZHN2017 linkage group LG13, ASM307304v1, whole genome shotgun sequence genome and harbors:
- the LOC112553622 gene encoding sorting nexin-27-like, with the protein product MADSDEDSTPSPPEGKQPELGPRIVTITKTSTGFGFNVRGQISEGGVLKSINGVLYAPLQHVSAVLEGGAAQKAGIRKGDRILEVNGINVEGATHKQVVDFIRSGGDTLTLTVISVPEQVAEKLEPSDDSSGPSYIDYSERRSLPISIPDYHYVESNNEKYVVFNIYMAGRHLCSRRYREFDNLHQSLKREFPDYTFPKLPGKKLFQLSEQQLDQRRRGLEQYLEKVCAVRVIGESDLMQDFLAAGELDDDTNSEVELKVLLPDKTICVVTVHRSDNADSVYKAVAAKVGLGEATSYFYLFETVEYNFERKLQPHELPHNIYIQNYSTATATCLMLKRWLFSLARETTLNSNEKALGFFFWQAVEDVNRGLLKATDKLYELKALREAVKMLEYLKIVRHLEGYGEVVFPHCSCDSRRDGHVIAMIGLQCFKLQACKEDGTPEVQVIEFAWKDVKSYEVDEEGMSFNFEYDRPGKKPRLVKIFTQYFYFMNDCFDRIYEELEWET